Sequence from the Microbacterium dextranolyticum genome:
TTCCTCGACCGGTTCGGGCCGCAGACCGCACGGATGCGGGTCGAGCCGCATCCTCACATCGGCCTGCAGACGGTGACGTGGCCCCTCGTCGGCGAGGTGCGCCACCGCGACGTGCTCGGCAGCGACGTCGTCGTGCGCCGCGGCGTGCTGAACCTCATGACGAGCGGCGCGGGCATCGCGCACTCCGAGTACTCCGTCGGCGACGACGCCGTGCCGCTCGATGCCCTGCAGCTGTGGGTCGCCCTTCCCGAATCGCGCCGCCACGGCGGTCCCGGTTTCGAACGGCACGAGGATCTGCCCGTCGTGACGCTCGGCGGGGGCGCGACGGCGACCGTCGTCGTCGGGGACTTCGCCGGGGCATCCTCACCCGCGACGATGCACACCCCCATCACCGGCGTCGAGATCGCACTGCCCGCCGGGTGCCGGGTGACCCTTCCACTGCACCCGACGTGGGAGTACGCGCTCGTCGGCGTGTTCGGCGCCGCGACGGTGATGACCGGGTCGACTGGCGACGGGGGCGGGGCGGATGCCGCGGCATCCGTCGATCTCGCCCCGCAGCGCCTGCTCTACCTCGGCATCGAGCGCACGGAGATCGCGCTGCACGCGACCGAGGAGGCGACCGTGTTCCTCCTCGGCGGGGAGCCCTTCGAGGCCGACATCGTCATGTGGTGGAACTTCGTCGCCCGCTCGCACGATGAGATCGCGGCGGCACGGGATGCCTGGGAGGCCGAGGGTCGCGGCGAGGCATCCGGCCCGCCCCGCTTCGGGCACGTCACGGGCCATGGCGACGAGCGGATCCCCGCGCCCCCGCTGCCGTCGGTGCGCCTGACGCCGCGCCGTCGGCGGGACTGAGCCGGGCCGGGTCTGGCGGGAATGAGCAGGGCCGTCGGCGGGAATGAGCCGGGCCAGGCAAGTCCGGACGGGGCGGGCCGCCGCCGGCCCGCGGTCACCGGGTCGCGGGCCACGGCGCCGCATCCCGGGCATCCGGATCGAGGGCCTGCGCGCGCCGGTACGCTGGAGGGGTGCCCCGCAATCCGATCCTGACGACCAGGACGCTGCTCGTCTGCGCCGCGATCGGCGTCGCGACCGGCATCGTCGGAGGGATCGCCGGCGTCGCCACGCCGGTCGTCCTGGCCACCGCGCCGTTCCTCTACGGCCTCGTGCTCGGGGCGCACGTGCTGCCCGGCATCATCGCGCAGGAAGTGCTGCGGCTGCCGCTGGTCGCGATCCTGACGCACGTGCTCGCCGCGCTCGTCTCGAGCGCCTTCAACCCGGCGTGGACGATGCGCTTCATCGGCACCGCCCTGCTGTTCGGCGCCATTCAAGAGGGCGTCGCGGCGCTCACCCGCTACCGCGCCTGGGGCGCGTGGCGGTTCTTCATCTCCGCCGTCGCCATCGGCGCCCTCGTGGCGGTCGTCGTCTTCTTCGTCGCGCACCTCGGCACCCTCGCCCCGTGGGCCCAGATCGCCTACCTCGCCCTCTCGGTCGCGGGCCCCGTCGCCTGGACCGCCCTCGGCCTCGGCGTGGGAACCTCGCTCCGACGGGCCGGCGTCGCCCGCCACGCCACCCGCCGCTGACCCGCGGCGGCGCTCCGAGCGCGGTCTGCGCGTGGCATCCGCCCCTCGGCGTGGGCGTGGGCGTGGGCGTCGCCGCGGCATCCGGCGCCACACGTACTCCGCAGATCCACGCGTACTCCGCACCCGCACGGGCGAATGGGTGCGGAGCACGTGACATTCTGCGGAGTACGTGGATGCCCCCGCACCCGCCGTAAGCAGCACGCGGCCTCGCGGGACCCGTACGTCGGCGCCCCGCCGTCACCTCGCCCTGCACGCTGACGCCCCGCCGTCACCTCACCCTCGCCCCACAGGTACTCCGCAGATCCACGCGTACTCCGCACCTGCACGGGCGAATGAGTGCGGAGTACGTGGATGCCCGGGGCACACCCCCGAGGCCGCGCGGGCCTTCAGGTACCCCTATTCCACGCGCCCGGCACCCGGTGATCGCCGACGCCACCGCCGTCGCCGCGGCATCCACCCCCGCACGCACTCCGCAGATCCATGCGTGCTCCGCACCCGAGCGGGCGAATGGATGCGGAGTACGTGACATCCTGCGGAGTACGTGGATGCCCCCCGCACCCGCCGTAAGCAGCACGCGGCCTCGCGGCGCCCAGAACGCCCTCGTCGCATTCGCACGCCGCGCGCCGCCCCGTCGCGCTCTCGCCCGCACGCCATCGCGTCACCCTCGGAGCCTCCCTCGCCGCGCCCGTACTCCGCAGATCCACGCGTACTCCGCACTCCAAACCCCGATCCGATGCGGAGTACGCGACATCCTGCGGAGTACGTGGATGCCCGAGCCCCGGCCCCAGGCAGCACCCGCGACCTCCCCGCGCCCCAGCGCAGCACCACCGAGGTTGGTCGAGAAGTAAGGGCAGGCTAACCTAGAGAGGTCCGCCCTCTTCGACCGCTGGGATGCCCCGTGACCTCTGCCGTCTCCGACACGGCGTCCGCGGCCCCCGTGGGAGCGCCGTCGACGCCCCTCCTGCGCGTGCGCGGGCTGGGCGTGCGGTACGAGGGCAGTGAGGTGGCGACACCGGCATCCGTCGATCTCGTCGTCGCGCCGGGGGAAGTCGTCCTCGTGCTCGGACCGAGCGGGGCCGGCAAGTCGACGCTCGCGCTCGCGCTGAACGGGCTGATCCCGCATGCCGTCCCCGCGACGCTCACCGGCGGCGTCGAGGTTGCGGGGCTGTCCACCGCGACGACCCCGGTCTCGGTGCTGAGCACGCAGGTCGGCATGGTGTTCCAGGATCCCGACGCGCAGCTCGTGACGGGCACCTTGCTCGACGAGGTCGCCTTCGGGCCCGAGAATCTGCGCCTGCCCGTCGACGAGGTGCTCGCCCGCGCCGAGGATGCCCTGCGACGGGTCGGCCTGTGGGAGCGACGGCACGAAAACCCCGATCGGCTGAGCGGCGGCGGCCGGCAGCGACTCGCGATCGCCTGCGCCCTCGCGATGGGATCGCCGCTGCTCGTCCTGGACGAGCCGACCGCGAACCTCGATCCGCAGGGCATCGAGGAGGTCTACGACGCACTCGGCGATCTCGTCGCCGCCGGCGATCGCGCGATCGTCCTCGTCGAGCACAATCTCGATGCCGCGACGCGCATCACCGACCGCGTCGTCGTACTCGACCGCACCGGACGCACGGTCGCGGACGGTCCGATCGACGAGGTGCTGCGCGGCCGCGCCGAAGAGCTGCACGAGCTCGGCGTGTGGCTGCCGACCTCGACGATGGCTGCCCTGCGCCTACGCGCGGCCGGCTGGTCGCTCGACCCGCTGCCGCTCGACCCGGACGAACTGCGGACCGCGCTCGAGGCGGCTGCGGACCCGCGGCTCGCCCGCGACGTGGGCCAAGCGGCCGGCGCCGGAGGCATCGGGGCGGCGGATGCTCCGGCCCCACCCGCGCGTGACGACCAGACCGCACGGGATGCCGCGGCAGCGCCGGCCTCGCAGGGCGCGACCGCACGATCCGCGGATGCCCCCGCGTCGGCTACCGCACTCACCGATTCGAAGGCGCGAGCTGCCGCCGCCGCACCCGGGCCGGCCGCCCCCTTCTCCGCCCCCGGACTGGCCGCAGGATCAGCGACTCACCCGACGCTCGGGCAGGATGCCACGCCCGCACCGCTCATCCGAGTCCGCGATCTGCGCACGCGGCGCGGCCGCACCGAGATCCTGCACGGCATCGACCTCGACGTCGCGGCGGGCGAGTTCGTCGCCATCGTCGGCGCCAACGGGGCGGGAAAGACGACCCTGCTGCAGTCGATCGCCGGCGTCGTGCGCGTCCCGCGCCGGCAGGTCCGACTCGGTGACGTCGACGTCGCGACGGCCGACCGCCGCACGCTGTCGCGGCGGATCGGCTTCGTGTTCCAGAACCCGGAGCATCAGTTCATCGCCCCCACGGTCTTCGACGAGCTCGCCCACGGGCTGCGCCAGCAGCGCCTGTCGGAGCCCGAGGTCCGAGACCGCGTCGACGACGTCCTACGCCGGTTCGGACTCGAGGACAAGGCGCAGACGCATCCGTTCCTGCTCTCGGGCGGGCAGAAACGCCGGCTCTCGGTCGGGACGGCGCTCGTCGCGGGCGCCCCTGTGCTCGCACTCGACGAGCCGACGTTCGGTCAGGATCGCGCCCGCGCGGACGAGCTGATGAGCCTGCTGCGCGAGCTCGGCGACAGCGGCACCACGATCCTCGTCGTGACCCACGACATGCAGCTGGTCACCGAGCACGCCGATCGCACGATCATCGTCGGCGAGGGACGCGTGCTCGCCGACGGTGCGACCCCGGACGTCTTCGCCGACGACGAGCTGCTGCGCGCGTCGGGGCTGCGCCAGCCGCCGCTGCGACGGGCGCTGGCGGGCCTGCAGCGGCATCCGGCACTCTCGCGCGTCACGCGCCTCGCGGACCTCGACGAACTCCGCACCCGTGACGCACTCACCGACCGCGTCGAACTCCGCAGGATTCCACGAACTCCGCACGATTCCGGCGATTCCCTGCGGAGTACCCGCGATGCTGCGGAGTTCGTGGCGGATGCCGGAGCGAACGCCGCGCAGGATGCCCAGGCGCACGACGCGCAGGATGCCGGGGCGCAGACCACGGCGCACACCCGCGCGGAGGGCGCCCCGTGACCACGACCACCGTCGACCCGTACACGCGGGCCGTGCCCGAGGGGCGGTTCCTCTTCGGGCTCAACCCCCTCGCGAAGCTCGCCGCACCGCTGCCTGCGATGGCACTGCTCGTCTTCGCCCGCGACCTCGCGACGCCGCTCGCGTTCATCGCGCTCGCCTACGTCGTGCTGCTCGCCGGAGCCCGGCTGACCGGCCGACTCGCCCTGCTGATGCTCGTCGCGCTGCCCGTCGGGGCGCTGGTCCTCGGGCTCGGCATGGCCGTCTGGACGGATGCCTCGCGCGTCGACACCTCGGTGACCGTCGTGCAGCTCGGCGGCTGGACGCTGTACGGCGGGGCCGTGCTCATCGGACTGGCCACGGGGGTGCGGCTCGCCGCGATCATCGCCCTCGCCCTCATCGCCGGTCTCACGACGAACGGGCCCGACCTCGTACGGGCGAGCGTGCAGCAGCTGCGCGTGCCGTATCGCATCGGGTACACCGCGCTCGCGGCGTTCCGCTTCGTGCCCCGGTTCGGGCACGAGCTGGAGATCATCCGGCAGGCGCACCGGGTGCGCGGGGCGCACGGCGGGCGCGGACCGTTCGCCGCGGTCGCGCGATGGTGGGGCTACGTCGTGCCGCTCTTGGCCGGTGCGATCCGACACGCCGAACGCGTCGCGCTGGCGATGGATGCCCGCGCCTTCGGCGCCCACCCCGACCGCACCGAGCGGCATCTCGTGCCCTGGCGTGCGCGTGACACCGTGTTCGTCGCCCTGTTCTGGGCGGCGAGCGCCGGCATCCTCATCGCCCTCTTCCCCTGGGCCCTCTGACCTCGCCCCCGTCCGTACCGATCACGCCCGCACCACCCACACACCGCCGACTTGCCCCGAGACCCCGCGAAACCTCCCGTATGTCACGTTTCGAGCCCCGAAACCGTACATACGGGAGGTCTCGCGGGGACTCAGGGCCACTGAAAGGACTCGCATGGCCCGGTTCTCGTCCCTGGTGAAGCCCGCCGCGCAGGAGCTCCTGCGCCTCGAGGTGCTGCGCACGGAGCGCCTCAGCCCGCACTGGATGCGGATCACCCTCGGCGGCGGCGAGATCGCCCGCTTCACGCCGATGGGCTACGACCAGTGGTTCCGCCTCTTCCTGCCGCACAGCGGGGCGGGCGGCGATGAGGGGCTCGAACGCATCCCCGCGAAGGCGAACAGAATCTTCGGCTACCTGAAGTACCTGCGCATCCCCGACGGGGTGCGCCCGGTCATGCGCAACTACACGGTGCGCGCCTACCGTGCCGAAGGGCCGAGCGGCGGTCCCGAGATCGACGTCGACTTCGTGCTGCACGGGTCGGGCCCGTCGGCGGGCCCCGCGTCACGATGGGCGGATGCCGCCGCATCCGGCGAGTCCGTCGTCATCATCGACGAGGGGTTGGGCTTCAACCCGCAGCGCGGCATCGACCGGGTCGTGCTCGTCGGCGACGAGACCGGGGCTCCCGCGATCGCCGGCGTCTGCGCGTCGCTCCCCGCCGACGCGACGGGCACCGTGCTGCTGGAGGCGCCGTCCGAGGCGGACGCCCTGCCGTTCGACGCGCCCGCAGGAGTCGACGTGCGCTGGCTGGTCCGCGGCGCCGACGCCGCCCCGGGCTCGGTCGCGCTCGCCGCTCTCGATGCCCTCGAGACACCGGCATCCGATGCGCACGTGTTCGTCGTCGGCGAGCAGTCCCTGCCGACGACGGCGCGGCGGATGCTCGTCGCGCGCGGCGTCGAGAAAGACCGGATCAGCTTCGTCGGCTACTGGCGGATCGGGTCCGCCTCGCCCGCGCCGAAGTCGGAGCGCGCACGAACAGAGGAGAACTGATGGGCAAGGTCACGACCGCGTACCTCCTGACGTGTGCCGCCATCGGCGTCGCCGGCGGCATCGTCCTGTGGGGCGCCGGATGGCTGTCGACGGTGCTCACACCGGTCGCGCCGATCGCGGCGATGGTGTTCGCCGGCCTCTGGCTCATGCCCGCGACGATCGCCCTCCGCCTGCTGCAGCGCCCTCTCGCGGGCATCCTCGTCGGGGTGCTCTCGGGGCTCGTGGTGTTCCCCTTCCTCGGCGCCGCGGTGTGGTGGGCGTTCTTCGCCGAGGTCGGGTTCCTCGTGGTGCTGTATCGGTGGTGGACGCTCTGGCAGCACTACGCGGGCGCGCTCGTCGTCGGCCTCGTCTACCCCGTGCTCGCCGCGGCGGCGTTCGACCTGTGGGCGATGCCCGCGTGGGCGCGCATCGCGTTCTGGGCGGTCACCGTGGCATCCTGCCTCGGCGGCACCGCCCTGGGCATCCTCGTCTGCGACCGGCTCCGCGCCGCCGGGGTCGCCCGACTGGCGCGCCGCCGCATCCCGGCCTGACCGGCACATCCCGCTGTCTCGACACGACCCCTGCCCCGGCACGGGTCGAGGGCCGGCAGCCACCCGCGGCCCGGATGCCCCGCGGGAGACGCTGGCGCGCCCTCAGCGCTTGCCGACGATCTGGCGCGACACGATGTCGCGCATGATCTCGTTCGTACCGCCGTAGATGCGGTGCACGCGCGCGTCGAGGTAGGCGCGGGCGATCGGGTACTCGGTGATGTAGCCGTAGCCGCCGTGCAGCTGCACGCCCACGTCGAGCAGTTCGGCCTCGCGGTCGGTCGCCCAGAACTTGACCTTGGCGGCCTCTTCGGCGGTGAGCTTCTTCTCGGCGTAGAGCTCCATCGCGCGGTCGATGTAGGCCCACATCACGTCGACCGTCGTCGCCATGTCGGCGAGGCGGAAGCGGGTGTTCTGGAAGTCGGCGATGCGCTCACCGAAGGCCTCGCGGCTGATGACGTAGTCGCGCGTCCAGTCGAATGCGGCCTCGCCGGCCGCCGCTGCGGCGACACCGATCGACAGGCGCTCGAGGGGCAGGTTCATCATGAGCTGGATGAAGCCGAGGCCTTCTTTGCCGCCGATGAGGTTCTCTTCGGGAACGAAGACGTCGGTGAACGAGAGCTCGGCGGTGTCCCAGCCGTGGAAGCCCATCTTCTCGAGCTTCTTGCCGTGCTCGAAGCCCTCCATGCCGTCTTCGAGGATCAGCAGGCTGAAGGCATCCGGTCGGTTGCCCTCGCCCGTCTTGACGAAGGTGACCACCATGTCGGCGGTCTTTCCCGACGAGATGAACGTCTTCGCACCGTTGACGAGGTAGCCGCCGTCGACCTTCTTCGCCGTGGTGGTGATACCGCGGAGGTCCGAACCGGCGCCGGGTTCGGTCATCGCCAGGGCACCGAGGATCTCGCCGGTCGCCATGCCCGGCAGCCACTTCTCTTTCTGCTCCTGCGTGCCCATGTGCACGATGTAGGGAACGGCGAGGTCGTCCTGAATGCCGAAGGCGCCGGCGAGCGAGCCCTGGCCGGCCTTGATGACCTCTTCGAGCACGATCGCGCGGAAGCGGTAGTCCTGCAGCATTCCGGCGCCGCCGAACTCTTCGGGAACGCTCAGGCCGATGATCCCGGCATCGCCCGCCGCGCGCATGGTGGCGCGGTCGATCTCGCCGGCGGCTTCCCACGCCTTGCGCTTCTCTTCGGTGGCGTAGCGCTTCAGGAACTCCTTGACGACGTCGCGGAACGCCTCGTGGTCTTCGTCGTAGATGTCGCGCTCCATCGTGCGCCCGTCCTCTCGTCGTCGAGTGTCGAAGGGATGAGATGGAATGCCGTGGCATCCCATCTCAGGATCAATGGTACTGGGTTTCACGGCGTCATGAGAGGGATCTCTCAGGTGCGCCCCCGACGCGCGACGCCACGACCGCGCCCGACGGAGCGCTCAGTATCCGGGCGCCGCGGGCAGCCCGAAGAACTCTTCGAGCGTGTGGTAGCCACCGTCGTGGTAAGCCTTGGCCAGATCCGGACCGATGTAGCGCAGGTGCCAGGCCTCGGCCTCGTAGCCCGTGATCGCGGTCTGGCCCGGCTCGTAGCGCACGATGAAGCCGAAGCGCCACGCGTTGGCGGCGGTCCACGCGCCTTGCGCGGTGCCCCCGAACGACTCGATCGCGCCGCACCCGTTGTCGCACGCGGCGACATCGGTCGCGAGCCCCGTCTGATGCTCGCTGTAGCCGGGGCGCGCGCTCTGCTGGTCGGCCTGGTCGCGACCCATCGAGTCGACGTAGCCGTTGTAGGTGCGGGTCTGCGACGCGAACGACCGATACGCGCTGTTGAGGCCGATGGCGCCGGCGCCCTCCTTCGCCGCCGCCGCGACGAGCGCGGTGAGGGCGTTCGCGGCATCCGGCACGAGGCGCCCGTCGACGGTGCGCTGCATGTCGGCGGGGGCGACCACCGTGGCGGGTTCGAAATCGACCGGATCGAGCGGGCGCTTCTTGTCGACCACGACCCACAGATGCCGCGCGTCCGACAGGCTGACGCACGGCGCCGCACCGCTCACGACAGCGGCGCGGAAGGCTTCGCCCCCTCCGAACGCCGCGATCACATCGGCGTCGCCGCCGCTCGCGAGGGCGGTGACGACGGCGGGCGCGTCGCAGGATGCCCGGGCGACCGAGGTCTGCGCCGGGGCGGGGATGCTGTCGGCAGCGGCGGCACTCGCCCCCGCCGGGAGCGCCACCGCATCGGCGGACGCGGACACCGCCGACTCCGACATGTCGCCCACCGCATCGGGCTGCCCGCCGGAGGCCAGCGCCGTGGCGACGGTCGCCGTCACGCCGACGACGAGCAGTGCGGCAACCGCGAGGATCCCCCACCGGGCGCCACCGGGTGGACGCCGGCGCCCTCCGGCCGCGTGCGTGGTGTCGCGCGTCGCGGGATCGCGGCGCGCATCACGTCGGGTCATCGGCTGCTCGGGCTGCGGCACCGGTCCATTGTGACGCCCCTTCCCGTGGAATCCGTGTGCATTGCGCGACTTTCGTATCTATGTTCTACTCTCCGTATGCGGTGGAACGGACAACGGGTCGATGAGTCGGATGCCGCCGCGCTCCCCGGTCTCGAGACGATGAGCGGTCTGGTGCGCAGCGTCACGACCCCGGACTTCGCCGGTATGACGTTCCACGAGGTCGCCGCGAAGTCGGCGCTGAACCACGTGCCGTCGGGGTCGGCGATGCCGTTCGACTGGACGGTGAACCCGTACCGCGGCTGCAGTCACGCATGTTCGTACTGCTTTGCGCGGAACACCCACACCTACCTCGATCTCGACGCGGGGCGCGATTTCGACGAGCAGATCGTCGTCAAGGTCAACGTCGCCGAGGTGCTGCGCCGCGAGCTCGCCGCGCCGGGATGGAGTCGTGAACCGGTCGCGCTCGGCACGAACACCGACCCGTATCAGCGCGCCGAGGGCCGGTACCGCCTCATGCCCGAGATCATCGACGCCTTGGCGTCGAGCGGCACACCGTTCTCCGTGCTCACCAAAGGCACCCTGCTGCGCCGCGACCTGCCGCTTCTCGCCGAGGCGAAGCGCGTCGTGCCGGTCCACCTCGCGATGTCGATCGCGATGCCCGACGAGCGGGTGCGGCAGACCCTCGAGGCGGGAGCGCCGACGTTCTCCGCGCGGCTCGAGACGGTCCGCGCGGCACGGGCGGTGGGATTCGCCGTGACGGTGTTCCTCATGCCGATCGTGCCGCACCTGACCGACGGGGTCGACGTGCTCGACGACGCACTGGCCCGCATCGCCGCGGCGGGGGCGACGCGGGTCGTCTACGGCGCTCTGCACCTGCGACCCGGCGCGCGGGAGTGGTTCTGGGGATGGCTGGAGCGAGAGCACCCGGAACTCGTGCCCGCCTACCGCGGGCTCTACCCGGGGGCATCCGTCTACGCGCCCGCCGGCTACCGGGCGATGCTGGCCGACCGGGTGCGCCCGCTGCTGCGCCGGCACCGGCTCGCCGGCGGCGCGGAAGAGGATGTCGAGAACCGGCCCCCGCGCGGTGCCCGACCGGGCCCGGTGCGCGCGACCCGGCGCGCGGCGGCGACGGCAACGGCGCCCGCCATGCTGTTCTGACGCCCGGAGCGGCCGGAAGACCGCCGACAGGCGGGCCAGCGAGTCGGGCCCGGACCACCGGGCCCTCGCCGATCAACGGTAGCGGCGACCCTCGTCCCGGCGCGCCAACCACACCGCGGCGACGGCGAGCACGACGGTCCAGCCGACGATCCCGCCGATCGCCCACAGCGGGATCTGCTCGCCGGTCGCGGCGGCGATGACGATCTCGCGCGCCTGACGGACCGGAAGGGCGCGCGAGGCGGCGTCGAGCCAGTCGGGAAACATGAGCGGGGGCAGGAACAGCCCCCCGCCGAACGCCAGCAGGAACATCATCACCTGGGTGACGGCGATGGCCGCCTTGGGGCCGAACGCGGTGCCGATGATCACGCCGATCAGCATCGAGGGGATGGCGGTGAGCACGACGAGCACGATCGCCGACACGAGCGGCAGCACGCCCGGGCGGGCGGCCGTGAAGAGGCCGCCGATGACCAGCAGCGGGATCATCGCGACGAGGGCGATGACGAGCGTCGCGGCGATCAGCCCGATCATCCGCGCCGCCGGAGAGCCGGGAAGCGTCCGCAGGTAGGGCGCCCACGGCTTCGAGCGCTGCTCGGCGAGGTCGAGCCCGATCGAGAAGAGACCGGATGCCATGAAAGCGAACACCACTATCGAGCACACGGCCGCGGTCGCATACCCCGGGTCGCCGGTGACGGTGCTCTGCGGCAGCACGAACATGCAGAACGCGAGCGTCGGAAAGACGATCGAGCCGATGACGGCGATGGGGATGCGGGCCGTCTCGACGAGGTTGTACTTCGTGTGCACGGCGGCGAGGGCGAGAGTGGACATCAGCGGGATCCTTCCGGGATCGCGGTCAACGAGAGGAAGGCCTCTTCGAGAGTGGCCCCGCGCACGGCGAGGTCGTGGAACGGATGCCCCGACGCGACGAGCGCGCGCACGAACGCGTCGGAGTCGGCGACCAGCACCGTCACCGCGTCGCCCTCGCCGGTGACGACGGCATCCGGTGCGATCGCGCGCACCGCCTCGGGATCGAGGCCCGCGAGGGAGA
This genomic interval carries:
- a CDS encoding pirin family protein; amino-acid sequence: MTRLDTGPEETEAPPRCDGPRALVLEAREVPLGGVRAMSVHRSLPQRALPMVGAWCFLDRFGPQTARMRVEPHPHIGLQTVTWPLVGEVRHRDVLGSDVVVRRGVLNLMTSGAGIAHSEYSVGDDAVPLDALQLWVALPESRRHGGPGFERHEDLPVVTLGGGATATVVVGDFAGASSPATMHTPITGVEIALPAGCRVTLPLHPTWEYALVGVFGAATVMTGSTGDGGGADAAASVDLAPQRLLYLGIERTEIALHATEEATVFLLGGEPFEADIVMWWNFVARSHDEIAAARDAWEAEGRGEASGPPRFGHVTGHGDERIPAPPLPSVRLTPRRRRD
- a CDS encoding ECF transporter S component — encoded protein: MPRNPILTTRTLLVCAAIGVATGIVGGIAGVATPVVLATAPFLYGLVLGAHVLPGIIAQEVLRLPLVAILTHVLAALVSSAFNPAWTMRFIGTALLFGAIQEGVAALTRYRAWGAWRFFISAVAIGALVAVVVFFVAHLGTLAPWAQIAYLALSVAGPVAWTALGLGVGTSLRRAGVARHATRR
- a CDS encoding ABC transporter ATP-binding protein; translated protein: MTSAVSDTASAAPVGAPSTPLLRVRGLGVRYEGSEVATPASVDLVVAPGEVVLVLGPSGAGKSTLALALNGLIPHAVPATLTGGVEVAGLSTATTPVSVLSTQVGMVFQDPDAQLVTGTLLDEVAFGPENLRLPVDEVLARAEDALRRVGLWERRHENPDRLSGGGRQRLAIACALAMGSPLLVLDEPTANLDPQGIEEVYDALGDLVAAGDRAIVLVEHNLDAATRITDRVVVLDRTGRTVADGPIDEVLRGRAEELHELGVWLPTSTMAALRLRAAGWSLDPLPLDPDELRTALEAAADPRLARDVGQAAGAGGIGAADAPAPPARDDQTARDAAAAPASQGATARSADAPASATALTDSKARAAAAAPGPAAPFSAPGLAAGSATHPTLGQDATPAPLIRVRDLRTRRGRTEILHGIDLDVAAGEFVAIVGANGAGKTTLLQSIAGVVRVPRRQVRLGDVDVATADRRTLSRRIGFVFQNPEHQFIAPTVFDELAHGLRQQRLSEPEVRDRVDDVLRRFGLEDKAQTHPFLLSGGQKRRLSVGTALVAGAPVLALDEPTFGQDRARADELMSLLRELGDSGTTILVVTHDMQLVTEHADRTIIVGEGRVLADGATPDVFADDELLRASGLRQPPLRRALAGLQRHPALSRVTRLADLDELRTRDALTDRVELRRIPRTPHDSGDSLRSTRDAAEFVADAGANAAQDAQAHDAQDAGAQTTAHTRAEGAP
- a CDS encoding energy-coupling factor transporter transmembrane component T family protein, coding for MTTTTVDPYTRAVPEGRFLFGLNPLAKLAAPLPAMALLVFARDLATPLAFIALAYVVLLAGARLTGRLALLMLVALPVGALVLGLGMAVWTDASRVDTSVTVVQLGGWTLYGGAVLIGLATGVRLAAIIALALIAGLTTNGPDLVRASVQQLRVPYRIGYTALAAFRFVPRFGHELEIIRQAHRVRGAHGGRGPFAAVARWWGYVVPLLAGAIRHAERVALAMDARAFGAHPDRTERHLVPWRARDTVFVALFWAASAGILIALFPWAL
- a CDS encoding siderophore-interacting protein: MARFSSLVKPAAQELLRLEVLRTERLSPHWMRITLGGGEIARFTPMGYDQWFRLFLPHSGAGGDEGLERIPAKANRIFGYLKYLRIPDGVRPVMRNYTVRAYRAEGPSGGPEIDVDFVLHGSGPSAGPASRWADAAASGESVVIIDEGLGFNPQRGIDRVVLVGDETGAPAIAGVCASLPADATGTVLLEAPSEADALPFDAPAGVDVRWLVRGADAAPGSVALAALDALETPASDAHVFVVGEQSLPTTARRMLVARGVEKDRISFVGYWRIGSASPAPKSERARTEEN
- a CDS encoding ECF transporter S component; translation: MGKVTTAYLLTCAAIGVAGGIVLWGAGWLSTVLTPVAPIAAMVFAGLWLMPATIALRLLQRPLAGILVGVLSGLVVFPFLGAAVWWAFFAEVGFLVVLYRWWTLWQHYAGALVVGLVYPVLAAAAFDLWAMPAWARIAFWAVTVASCLGGTALGILVCDRLRAAGVARLARRRIPA
- a CDS encoding acyl-CoA dehydrogenase family protein, whose amino-acid sequence is MERDIYDEDHEAFRDVVKEFLKRYATEEKRKAWEAAGEIDRATMRAAGDAGIIGLSVPEEFGGAGMLQDYRFRAIVLEEVIKAGQGSLAGAFGIQDDLAVPYIVHMGTQEQKEKWLPGMATGEILGALAMTEPGAGSDLRGITTTAKKVDGGYLVNGAKTFISSGKTADMVVTFVKTGEGNRPDAFSLLILEDGMEGFEHGKKLEKMGFHGWDTAELSFTDVFVPEENLIGGKEGLGFIQLMMNLPLERLSIGVAAAAAGEAAFDWTRDYVISREAFGERIADFQNTRFRLADMATTVDVMWAYIDRAMELYAEKKLTAEEAAKVKFWATDREAELLDVGVQLHGGYGYITEYPIARAYLDARVHRIYGGTNEIMRDIVSRQIVGKR
- a CDS encoding M15 family metallopeptidase, with translation MPQPEQPMTRRDARRDPATRDTTHAAGGRRRPPGGARWGILAVAALLVVGVTATVATALASGGQPDAVGDMSESAVSASADAVALPAGASAAAADSIPAPAQTSVARASCDAPAVVTALASGGDADVIAAFGGGEAFRAAVVSGAAPCVSLSDARHLWVVVDKKRPLDPVDFEPATVVAPADMQRTVDGRLVPDAANALTALVAAAAKEGAGAIGLNSAYRSFASQTRTYNGYVDSMGRDQADQQSARPGYSEHQTGLATDVAACDNGCGAIESFGGTAQGAWTAANAWRFGFIVRYEPGQTAITGYEAEAWHLRYIGPDLAKAYHDGGYHTLEEFFGLPAAPGY
- a CDS encoding Rv2578c family radical SAM protein, with the protein product MRWNGQRVDESDAAALPGLETMSGLVRSVTTPDFAGMTFHEVAAKSALNHVPSGSAMPFDWTVNPYRGCSHACSYCFARNTHTYLDLDAGRDFDEQIVVKVNVAEVLRRELAAPGWSREPVALGTNTDPYQRAEGRYRLMPEIIDALASSGTPFSVLTKGTLLRRDLPLLAEAKRVVPVHLAMSIAMPDERVRQTLEAGAPTFSARLETVRAARAVGFAVTVFLMPIVPHLTDGVDVLDDALARIAAAGATRVVYGALHLRPGAREWFWGWLEREHPELVPAYRGLYPGASVYAPAGYRAMLADRVRPLLRRHRLAGGAEEDVENRPPRGARPGPVRATRRAAATATAPAMLF
- a CDS encoding ABC transporter permease codes for the protein MSTLALAAVHTKYNLVETARIPIAVIGSIVFPTLAFCMFVLPQSTVTGDPGYATAAVCSIVVFAFMASGLFSIGLDLAEQRSKPWAPYLRTLPGSPAARMIGLIAATLVIALVAMIPLLVIGGLFTAARPGVLPLVSAIVLVVLTAIPSMLIGVIIGTAFGPKAAIAVTQVMMFLLAFGGGLFLPPLMFPDWLDAASRALPVRQAREIVIAAATGEQIPLWAIGGIVGWTVVLAVAAVWLARRDEGRRYR